One genomic window of Prochlorococcus sp. MIT 0801 includes the following:
- a CDS encoding DUF2232 domain-containing protein → MTLDNKKFVKDRSLYRGPLSKRQALKIVESSYLAAATALIWIALYYLPIGGAFFRLALPLPLALLQIRRGVKTGIEGVTICVMLLTALMGPLRGPLVVFPYGLLSLWLGYCWGKGWNWWLSWSVGVSIGTMGFLVRVFVLSLLVGENLWVILTRAGAALLEKGIDIFNLSFTPDMRQVQIVALCLIITQEIVYVLCLHALAYWIFPRLKSSIPEPPTLLENLISLESN, encoded by the coding sequence TTGACCTTAGATAATAAAAAGTTTGTAAAAGATAGGTCTCTTTATAGAGGTCCTCTAAGTAAGAGACAAGCTTTAAAAATCGTTGAGTCCTCTTATCTTGCAGCTGCAACAGCTTTAATTTGGATAGCTCTTTATTATTTACCTATTGGTGGAGCTTTTTTTCGTCTTGCTTTACCATTGCCATTGGCTCTTCTTCAAATTCGCAGAGGTGTCAAAACAGGTATTGAGGGAGTGACAATATGCGTAATGCTATTAACTGCTCTGATGGGTCCGCTAAGAGGACCTTTGGTGGTTTTCCCTTATGGATTGCTCTCCTTATGGTTAGGATATTGTTGGGGAAAGGGATGGAATTGGTGGTTAAGTTGGAGTGTTGGGGTCTCAATAGGAACTATGGGTTTTCTTGTCAGAGTTTTCGTCTTGTCTCTGTTGGTTGGTGAGAATTTATGGGTTATTCTTACTCGTGCTGGAGCAGCATTACTTGAAAAAGGAATAGATATTTTTAATCTTTCTTTTACTCCAGATATGAGACAAGTTCAAATAGTTGCACTATGTCTAATTATTACTCAAGAAATCGTTTACGTCCTATGTTTGCATGCTTTGGCTTATTGGATTTTTCCTAGACTCAAGTCGTCAATACCTGAACCACCCACTTTGCTAGAAAATTTAATTTCTCTAGAATCTAACTGA
- a CDS encoding nicotinate-nucleotide--dimethylbenzimidazole phosphoribosyltransferase has product MTGNDYVLLTSGILAFGEGLHEQNVEEIVQRWHENITNMAFFLILAGSQTAEIEGISAAGSTAVSRRYTAVADAELLLRGPNLAQRWPLPPLPAGVSPALISYVASSFLEIKPTIISSGLLQTPPFTHVSLESPDMGPARCLSSGNAMERTRVKLLFEGGFKIGKKLKKSLLLTECVPGGTSTAFAVLSGLGINVNGLISGSHRNPPSELKIKLVKKGLDAAKLKKNPASFDLMAAVGDPFQPIAVGLLMGARESGQEILLGGGCQMLAVLALALNEIEPASRPEFVGKVLIGTTSWLVDESLSSAENRNSFIHLMNHVANHFKVNILGLASGYRFNDSNQKVLRDYEIGYVKEGVGAGALSLLAQIKGLTQKEMIQRCDIEVSNLFKINNKKTFQEF; this is encoded by the coding sequence ATGACAGGAAACGACTACGTTTTGTTGACGTCAGGAATATTGGCTTTTGGAGAAGGTCTTCATGAGCAAAATGTTGAAGAAATTGTTCAAAGATGGCATGAAAATATTACGAATATGGCTTTCTTTTTAATTCTTGCCGGATCGCAAACCGCAGAGATTGAGGGAATTTCTGCTGCTGGTTCTACTGCTGTTTCTAGACGTTATACCGCTGTTGCAGATGCTGAACTTTTATTAAGAGGACCTAATCTTGCGCAAAGATGGCCTTTGCCTCCTTTGCCCGCAGGGGTCTCTCCCGCATTAATTAGTTACGTTGCTTCAAGTTTCTTAGAAATTAAACCAACAATAATATCGTCAGGACTGCTACAAACGCCACCCTTTACTCATGTTTCCCTAGAGTCACCAGATATGGGACCTGCTAGATGCTTGAGTTCAGGAAATGCAATGGAAAGAACCAGGGTTAAACTTTTATTCGAGGGTGGTTTTAAGATAGGTAAGAAATTAAAAAAATCTCTTTTGCTCACAGAGTGTGTTCCTGGAGGTACATCTACAGCTTTTGCCGTTCTCTCTGGGTTAGGAATAAACGTTAATGGTCTTATAAGCGGAAGTCATAGAAATCCACCTTCAGAATTAAAAATAAAATTAGTTAAAAAAGGACTTGATGCCGCGAAATTAAAGAAAAATCCCGCTTCTTTTGATCTAATGGCTGCTGTTGGTGATCCATTTCAGCCAATTGCAGTTGGTCTTTTAATGGGTGCTAGAGAATCTGGCCAGGAGATTTTATTAGGAGGAGGTTGTCAAATGTTGGCAGTATTGGCTTTGGCATTAAATGAAATTGAACCTGCGTCACGCCCTGAATTCGTTGGTAAAGTTTTAATAGGAACAACATCATGGTTAGTTGATGAATCACTTTCTTCTGCGGAAAATAGAAATTCTTTTATTCATTTAATGAATCATGTTGCTAATCATTTTAAAGTAAATATCCTAGGTCTCGCTAGTGGATATAGATTTAATGATAGTAATCAAAAGGTTTTGCGAGATTATGAGATTGGTTACGTCAAAGAGGGTGTTGGTGCTGGTGCATTATCGTTATTAGCTCAAATTAAGGGATTGACTCAGAAAGAAATGATTCAAAGATGTGATATTGAGGTTAGTAATCTATTTAAGATTAATAATAAAAAAACCTTTCAAGAATTCTAA
- a CDS encoding riboflavin synthase, with amino-acid sequence MFTGLIQSIGTIKKNNLGVIVDGCKPFSPLKLGDSVSVDGVCLTVSELMNDSFFSNISEETLKRTNLAEKAQKNEYVNLEPALRLSDRLGGHIVSGHIDGLGEVVSIENLRNSWNLRVSWDDLNFCRYMCDKASISLNGISLTIAEIYVDGCEFSVAVIPHTWSNTCLKFLTIGEKVNLEVDLMAKYAEKLLNVNNNDAPSKQSPVINNQWLSEQGWY; translated from the coding sequence ATGTTTACTGGTTTAATTCAGTCTATTGGCACGATCAAGAAAAATAATTTGGGGGTAATTGTTGATGGATGTAAGCCTTTTTCTCCGTTAAAACTTGGAGATAGCGTTTCTGTTGATGGAGTTTGTCTAACAGTGTCTGAATTAATGAATGATTCTTTTTTCTCTAATATAAGTGAAGAGACTCTTAAGAGAACAAATCTTGCAGAAAAAGCTCAGAAAAATGAATATGTAAATCTTGAGCCAGCATTACGTCTGTCTGATCGATTAGGTGGACATATTGTAAGTGGACACATAGACGGGTTAGGTGAAGTTGTTTCAATCGAAAATTTGAGAAACTCTTGGAATTTGAGAGTATCTTGGGATGATTTAAACTTCTGCAGATATATGTGCGATAAGGCGAGTATTAGCCTAAATGGAATAAGTCTTACTATTGCTGAGATCTATGTTGATGGATGTGAATTTTCAGTAGCAGTAATACCTCACACTTGGTCAAATACATGCTTGAAGTTTTTGACAATTGGAGAAAAGGTTAATTTGGAAGTTGACTTGATGGCTAAGTACGCAGAAAAACTTCTAAATGTAAATAATAATGATGCCCCTTCTAAACAAAGCCCAGTAATTAATAATCAGTGGCTAAGTGAGCAAGGTTGGTATTAG
- a CDS encoding AbrB family transcriptional regulator: MLVGKELLDKARSLSTRPEDEIAKGCGYVGPSGRVLRKSFYRALVEAKGYKLRSNGPGRAGNRSSRGRQAEFRTKVHGNGNLLIGHAYTKKLGLEPGQEFRIDVRKESGAISLLPLKK; this comes from the coding sequence ATGCTTGTTGGAAAAGAACTCCTAGACAAAGCAAGATCTTTGAGCACCCGTCCAGAAGACGAAATAGCTAAAGGTTGTGGTTACGTTGGGCCAAGCGGAAGAGTTTTACGTAAAAGTTTCTATCGTGCTCTAGTTGAGGCAAAGGGTTATAAACTTCGTTCAAATGGTCCTGGAAGAGCAGGAAATAGATCTTCAAGAGGAAGGCAAGCGGAATTCCGAACTAAGGTTCATGGCAATGGCAATCTTCTTATTGGACATGCCTATACAAAAAAATTAGGGCTTGAACCTGGACAGGAATTTCGTATTGATGTACGAAAAGAGTCAGGAGCGATAAGTTTATTACCACTCAAGAAATAA
- a CDS encoding heme-copper oxidase subunit III, producing MTSIVPKEQSSESRNDLSTEEHEDFRLFGLVAFLIADGMTFAGFFAAYLTFKAVNPIAPDAIYELELPLPTLNTILLLVSSFTFHRAGKFLEKNESKQCQKWLLITGALGVAFLISQMFEYFTLPFGLTDNLFASTFYALTGFHGLHVTLGSIMIMIIWWQTRVPSGRVNNQNKFPFEAVELYWHFVDGIWVVLFIILYLL from the coding sequence ATGACATCAATAGTCCCAAAAGAGCAATCCTCAGAAAGCAGAAATGACCTCTCAACTGAAGAACATGAAGATTTTCGTTTGTTTGGCTTAGTAGCTTTTTTAATCGCAGACGGGATGACCTTTGCAGGTTTTTTTGCGGCATATCTCACTTTCAAAGCAGTCAATCCCATTGCTCCTGATGCTATTTACGAATTAGAACTACCTTTACCAACTTTAAATACAATCTTGCTCTTGGTTAGTAGCTTTACTTTTCATCGTGCTGGCAAATTCCTAGAGAAGAATGAATCAAAACAATGCCAAAAATGGCTTCTCATAACAGGTGCATTGGGAGTGGCATTTTTAATCAGTCAAATGTTTGAGTACTTTACTTTGCCTTTTGGATTAACTGACAACCTTTTTGCAAGTACTTTTTATGCATTAACTGGCTTTCATGGGCTTCACGTAACGCTTGGATCAATAATGATAATGATTATTTGGTGGCAAACACGTGTTCCATCTGGTCGAGTGAATAATCAAAACAAGTTTCCATTTGAGGCCGTAGAACTTTATTGGCATTTCGTAGATGGTATTTGGGTCGTTTTATTCATCATCCTTTACCTGCTTTGA